ATCATAAGAGCATAATAAGATCTTAGAAAGACATTGCCTAtaggaaattttgggattcaaGAAATTATTTGAGTTGGAGTGTTGGCATCACAATTTCTCATATGTATATAAGGAAAATAGGCATTTGGTGTACATATGGGCATTAAATAGATGTGTAGATATTTGGTAGATTGATAATCAAAAGTTGGGAAATTTATGATTAAGGTGCTTTGGTTATCAATTGGTTATGAACATTTCGGGATTATccaattgattaattattttacagtTTGGAGGATTGTTAAATCAAAAGTTACAAGTCTGATAACGGAACAGTTTGTACGACTATATGTCAAGGAGATAGTAAGATTGCACGGTGTTCCAATTTCCATTGCATCCGATAGGGACCCTAGGTTAAGAAGTACGGAAGCTTTGTAATAAAGAAATACCATTGGTCAAAGTATCAAGGCAACAACTTTCAGTCGAAGAAGCAACTTGGGAGCGCAAAGATGAGATGCGATCCAAATACCCCCAACTGTTTGATGACCTCAACTGAAggtaatttcgaggacgaaatttattttaagagggggagaatgtaacacccgagattttgtttatttcctttctcgattcaaatatgtaatatccaagaacttTCAATTGTGATATATACCAAGGATATTTAAGTTCAGATATATGATGAAATGAGACACTTTCAAGTGGTTACGAAAATCCTAAGACAAATTTTATTAGTCAAATGATGTTTCTCTCTTcttgttttagaaaattttcaatattaCACTCTTATGATAGATGTACACTATTGCTACACCATATGTTCTTAAACcttatataagtttatgaaCAGAGCCAAGTCTCATTTTAAGTCCGATTTTCTCGGTATGGATGCTATGATATTTGCTAAGTCCTTCTCTCTTCTATTGAAGCCATGTTTTCAgtatcaaactttatatttacacaaaaaatacTCCGAATCTTATTATGttcgaaactttacttaagtttattaaagttttgtttctcaagttttcgtctgtgctaaactttgaatttcatatggatattattattgttaatcatGCTCTTAAGATTACGGGTGTCACAGAGGCACAACAAACAGATCCACAAATTACTATTGATTGTCTCAACAATGGACAGCGGAATGCTTATAACACAATCActtcttcagtttttcaaaataaaggaactATTTTCTTTCTGAATGGGGGTGCTGGAACAGGGAAAACATTTATGTACAATACAATTGCATTAAAATGTCGCAACCTTGGGTATATCATTGTTACTATGGCTTCATCTggaattgcatcattgttactgGTAGGAGGTCGCACTGCACACTCAACATTTTCCATTCCATTAGATGTCTTGGATAATTCGAATTGTGGGCTTAGCAAACAATCATTACAAGCTGAGTtatttagagaaacaaaactcataatttgggATGAAGTTCCTATGCAACATAGACATTGTGTTGAGGCGGTTGATCGTACATTGAGGGATATTTGTGATAGTAAAAAGCCATTTGGGGGTATTACTGTTGTTCTTGGTGGAGACTTTCGACAAATCTTATCAGTTATACCCAAAGGAGTTCGTGAGAAAATTGTGAATGCATCATTAAGACACTCTGTTCTATGGAAACATATACATATCTTAACTTTGGATTTGAATATGCGCTTGAATCGTGAAGGCcatgaaaatgctaattttgcaaatttcttGATGGAGGTAACACTACTTTAACTTTTTtgcttattatatagattataattttaaattaataaattgtgtttacactattaattttttattgatttcactttttttagatTGGGACCAATCCTCAAGAAATCGTTAACCTCCCATCAACAATACACAAATGTCaagatttgaatgaattactctCTACAGTTTACCCACAGTTGAATATGATAGAGACATCAACTCCAACATTTTTAACCGAACGCACAATTTTGTTTGCGCGTAATGATGATGTCAGTGAGATTATTACTATTGCGTTGAATATCTTTCTAGGGAGATTATGTACTTATCTTGCAGCAGATAAAATGTCtgaagataatgaaattgaTCCTACCATTACAAATAGATATtctaatgaatatttaaattcattagaTCCTCCTGGGCTTTCAATTTTTAAGTTAGAGTTGAAAGTGGGTTGTCCTATAATATTGTTGAGAAACATTGCACCGAAAGATGGATTATGTAATGGTACAAGATTGATGGTTACTAGGTGCGATACTCGCATAATTGAAGCTCAAATTTTAACTGGAGAGAAGTTTGGTAATTTGGCATTCATACCAAGGATATCTTTGACACCATCTTCTTCAGAAATGCCTTTTCAAATGACAAGACGTCAATTTCCAGTTTGATTGGCATATGCCTTGACCATTAATAAATCTCAAGGACAATCTGTTCAATTTGTTGGGGTTGATTTGCGCATGCCAGTGTTTAGCCATAGGCAATTATATGTGGCATTGTCCAGATGTACATCATTTGATCGTATAAGTATTATCTTCCCTAAAGATAGTTTGGATTCTACTACAAATATTGTTTATCCTAAAGTGTTGTTATAGTGTTCTACTATTGTAAATTAAATCACATGTTATCAAAAGGTAACCATGTACATTTATTTCTATTgattatataactttttatataattttaatctaataataatttgaaatattgacTTTTGTAGGATTGGATCGAAAAATTTATGGAGCTTAAAAGGAGAAATATGACTAGTTTGCTTCAATGGGGATGTAATAAGGTAATTTCAATCTGaaagtattttgatatatgtatattttcaataaatgtactaatctatatttttttttgtttccacaAATTACTAGATTATTGTGCATATTCCTCATTGGGGATACATACAAGTTGATACAAAGACTTTTTGGAAAGTAATGAGGAGAAAGTTTGGGCGAACACATATTTGAAGACATGTTATTGAAAGATCTTTTGTAAATCATACATATTTTGGAAAGATTTAACCCACTTTTTGTAAGGTTTTAACCCACTCTTTTGGTGTATGATaatataatacttatttttcttatgtagttataatttgatGTCAGTAGTAGTAGTACAGAATTCAAGCTGAGTATCCactttttaaccttttttatttcactaaagtcataacattaaaaatgatcaaacgatttttaatttaatgtatacAGGGCAACACGAGTTTATATGTATCTGAGtttagtgtttgattatttcacgttcaaatttaatgtttaatttttttttagttgcatcgTGTCTAAAGGCACGGATTATTCCTagtacatatataatttataattttttgattttggggGCCCCTTACTGTGAGGGGCCTTCTTAGGCGGCCGCCTGTCTCGCTTAACGGACGGGCAGGCTCTGTAGGTATGAATGTCCGTAACTTATTCttccatttaaattttttattaagccAATCCTCCTCTTATCATCCCTATAATTATTGCACAAAAAACGGTTAACTGTCAACATGGATATTGTGCTTGATTTTAAACCACACTTGACCCCTTCCCCTTAGTCCGTAAGACTATTTATACCTGTACTGCCCTTTCAGACCAGAAACTATTAATTTCAGCCCTAAATTTATAGCTTTCCactcatgtttttttttttatcaaaaggtAAATGTATAAAGATCAAAAGAACTGTACAAGTACACTGGGTATACCCAGGAAAACAATCAGTGACCCATAGAGAGGGCCTCAAACTAAATCAAAACATGAGGATACAAAGTAAAAGTGACCCTGTATACTTGTGTTTTGATCCTACGGATGACAAAATCAATACAAGGCATAATGTCTTCAAAAATCTTCATATTCCTTGTGTTCCAAAGGTAGTAAACAGTGCAGGCAAGAGCAATCCTCTTGACCTTGGCTTGCCACGATGATCCTCGAGCTTCTTTCTTTAACCATTTTAAAGCACTTGGAATAGTGCTCATGAGCCTCGATAGTCCCAGCCATTCACGGATGCTGCCCCAAACTGATTTGCTGAAAGGGCATTGAAAGAATAGGTGACTGTTGGTCTCCACATCAGTCCCACATAGTGCACAATTTCTGTCAATATCAAGATAAAGCAGCCTGTCCCTCGTAAGAAGCTTTGCTTTGGCAGCCAGCCAAAGGGTGAAAGCATGCTTAGGCACCACACTCGGGTGCCATACATCAGATGCCCAGACCCTCAAAGGGCCTTTGTCGCGAAAGAAATTATAAGCGGCCGAAATGAAGAAGCGACCATTGTTGACCCAGCTATCTAAGTGAGCTATGGCAGCATCATTAGACCCAGCTTCTAGCATAATTTTGTCCCTTATCCAGCGTAGCTTCTTAAGAAGAGGGGAGTCATCACTTCTGCCAGACCATGCCCACACGGACTGTCCCTTGAGATATTCATGAGATACCCATTTGACCCAAAGAGAATCCTTCTTTTGATGGATGTCCCACAGAGATCTGGCAAGAGGGGCAAGGTTCCAAACTTTAATATCTTTGAAACCGAGACCACCTTCTTTTTTAGGCAAACAGATGTCTTTCCAAGGCACAAGAGGGTGCTTGGAGTTCCAAAGGAATTCACGGCATAAACGGATGATGCGAACAATAACCGCTGAAGGAATAGGCAGGATGGAGAGCCAAAAACTCTCTACACCTTGAAGCACAGCACGAATTAATTCTGCCCTGCCTGCGTAAGATAGAGAGGCGGAGGACCATGCACTGGTGAAGGTTGCCATTTTGTCCACAAACGGGGCATAATATGAGACTTTGAGCTTTTCAGCCGCAAGAGGGAtaccaagatatctaaatgGCATGGACCCATTGGGAAAACCAGTTAGGCTTCGAATATCTTCAAGATCGGGACCCGCTATGCCATCAGTGTATAGGCTGGATTTAAGGGCATTTGTTGAGAGGCCTGAAATAGCCCCAAATCCATTGAGGCAGTCCATgagaatttttatagaaatGGGGTCACCCCTTGCCATAAGAAGCAGGTCATCCGCAAAAGCTAGATGCGTGATCCTCTGATCACCACACTTGGGATGGAAATTGAATTCTGAATTATTGGTTGCCACTTTGATGGACCTGGAAAAATACTCAAGGCAGCAAACGAATATGAAGGGGGACAGAGGATCACCTTGGCGAAGCCCTTTTCTCCCTTGGAAAAACCCGTGCAAGCTGCCATTAATCATAAGGGAAAAAGAGGTGGTTGAGACGCACTGCATGATCCACCCAATAAATTGTTGGGGAAAACCCAAACCGGATAGAGTAGCCTCGATGAAGACCCAACTGACTGAATCAAAAGCTTTGCGAAGATCAACTTTGATCATGCAACGCGGAGAGATCTGCTTCCTATTATATTTCTTGAGAAGCTCTTGGGCAAGATGAATGTTCTCAACCAAGCCCCTCCCCTCAATAAAAGCAGCCTGAGCACGATCAATGATGGAGTTCATAACAAGGGCCATTCTCGCTGCTAAGATCTTGGAAATGACCTTGTAGGTGACATTGCAACATGATATAGGCCTGAAATCTCCCACTGAAGGAGAATGGGAAGACTTCGGAATGAGCACGATAGCAGTGTGGTTGATCTGTTTAAGAAGGGAGGAGGCGTTGAAAAATTCCAAGACTGCTTTGGAGAAATCAACTCCAATCGTGGGCCAAGCTTTcttgaagaagcaagaagaaaagCCTCCTCCACTCATGTTATATTAATGTTGAGGTTGCTTGTGGCACTACTTTTAAAAGAGAGTATCCTGGTCCTCTTGACATCAGACAGCAGATTTCCAACCTAAAGCGACTGTAGTGGAGTTGTTCGTTGCCTAGATCAGCTCAAGTATACTAGAATAGGTTTCCTGGTATTTTAATTTCATGGTTCCGGTGGTGGTGAAATGTTATTCTCACGAAGCAAATGGCAACAACATGACAGATTGCATATAGGACACAAGTATATTGCTTGCTTGCAAGTTGCCTTCCTTTTTTTGTACACTATAGGTGTGAGTTGAGATTGTTGCAAGTTTTTATCTGTGGAAGTGATAGCAAAATGTTCAGGGAGGTGATGAAGAATGGACAGTTTGgggaatttttcttttaactatAGAAAATTGCAAGGTTAGAGatcccaataaaataaaaatatcaggTGAGATTAAACAACTAGCTATACTACTAGTTGTTTAACAGGGGAAGGTTAGTCTgttagaattttgaattttttatgcaatattaattagatcttattttgagaaaaatcagTTAGACTATAACTTATATGTGATCATAACTAAATATTGGACTTGATATATTTTTGTGAGCTTGggcccatttatatatatatatatatatatgatgtgtgAAATAAATATAGATCCAATAAAATTctgtaataaataaaactttattgtCATTATAAATAGAAAGTTAGGTTTTCCATTCTGTCTATTAAATCTATCACATCGTCTTCTATCCATTGAGAAGCAACTAAAGCACGTACGGTAGAAAAGAAGAACTAGCTTTTGATTTGTGCATCTGCACTTGCCGTTTTAATCAGATTTTTATCGCTACTCATGAATCTAAGAGGTATTCTTCTTGCTTAATATGGTGTTTCATATGATATgtgaaattcatatattttgtaaaagatTTATCTAACCTGTGATATTAGAGCAAACAAATATTCATAGAACCCTAACTTGCTATGTGCATGCATATATTGTGATTTTTTCTGTGCAATCTCCGTATATTGTTTACCGCCGCTGTCCGCCCTGCCATGAGCGTTTTTCCCTTGGTGTaccctttccctttttctttctttcttgttgcAAAAAGAGAGGGATGTGGGACACTGTTCGCGggtctctccttctctctctattactctctctctctctctctatatatatatatatatatgtatgtattatatatgcACTGTGTGGATAACGGCATTGAAGGAAGAGGAGAAAAGGCGGCTGGTGGCGATGAACAGAGAAGGGAGAAGGCGGCGGCAGCGGCCATGGCGTCGTTAGCCGGTGGCCACAATAGTCACGACTCGTCGTGAGTCGCCTCCCACCGTCTGGGTTTGCCGTGGCTATCGGCCGACGGTGGTCATCGTCGCGTGGCTGCGGCTGTTAGCCTCCTGCTCGCCGTGACTGGTAGCCTTCCGCCATGGCCATGGCGTTGTAATCGCTAGCGGTTAAGGCGATGATGTCGCCGTGAATGATGGGGAAGAGAGAGGCGGTCGGCGGCGGCAGGTTAAGGcacagagaagaagagaaaggggaGGTGGCGGCGGTGCATAAGTAAGGTGCTGGGCCAAAATATGGGTCAGATATGGGCTGTTCCGACCCGATCCATCGGAGATCTATGAGTTGATCTGAATCAGCAGATCATTAGAGGATCTGGATCATTAAAGGATCTGGAGCAGCAGATGGCTAATGCGTTTGTTCAAATTGGGCTGGGTTTGAGTCATTTGTTTTATTGATAAAATGGGCCAGTTTTATTATTTGGgccttattttattaattcagCCCATGGGCCATATTTCTattatgagttttatttatttaattgtttggattatactataaattaataagtttaaattttgagcctaaaattaataattaaataataaattcattttaaaaaaatcaaaatttaagatGATTAATACTAGTAGTTTCATTTAACTGTTTGTATCATATGATTCTCTTATGGgcataaattttaatatctcgATTGTTGAATTATAGATTAAAGTGATTAGAGAATACATTATGAAGATGGTAGACATAACTATTAGGCTGACTAAGTTTGAAATTCCTATTACTGAGTCCTTCCTCGTTTATCATGCTCTTAATTCCTTGCCTTCACAGTTTGACCAATTGAAGACTTCCTATAAtgctcaaaaagaaaaaaattgaacactAATGAACTCATCTCCATATGTgaccaagaaaaaaagaagatccTTAGAGGTTCTAGTAGTAGCGTTAATTTTGTAAGTTAGCCAAATTTGAAAGGATATTCTTGGAACAACAATTACTGCAAAAATAACAAAGGTGGCAACAAGAACAACAGTTAGAAGAGTAATGGCCTAAGCCTGTTATCAAGAAAGAGTTTAGTTGCTAGTTTTGTAAGAAAATAAGTCATAAAAAAGTTGATTATCATAAGTATAAGGCTTAGTTAACACAGAACAAAAATAGAGGTAATCCATttactttttgtttgttttgaattcAATTTGATAGATGTTCCATTGAATACTTGGTGGTTTGATTCTGGGGCAATCATTCATGTGGCTAATACCTTGTAGAGGTTCAAGAGCCAGCTAAAGCCAAGTGATCACGAAAGAATGTTGGTGGTTGGAAATGCCGTTCGAGTTCAAATTGAAGCTATAGGAGTCGTAGAGTTTAAATTAGAGACtagttatatttttgttttgaatgacGTTACCTATGTATCGCCCTTTAGGCgaaatttgatttctatttCTAAGATGGATCAAGCGCTATATTATTTTGGTATTAGTAATGGAAGTTTGAATTTGGTTCTTAATTCAATAACTGTAGGCATTGCACTCTTATGTGGATGGgttatataaattaaacttttCTTTCATGGTTGCGTCCTTAAATGTTGAGAATGTTGGCGCTAAAAGAACCTTGATTAAAGAAAACTCTTCAACTTTATGGCATAGGTGATTGGATCATATTTCTAAAGAAATGATAGAGTGACTTGTTAAAAATAGTATTATGCTTATAGTTGATTTCAATGATTTTGGAACTTGAGTTGATTGTATAGGGAAAGTTTACCAaggctaataaaaaaaaattataagaatgaCGATGAGTAGGTGTAATCTACCTATGTCCCTTTGGGGTAAAACCATAAAGACTGTAATGTACACTTTTAAATAGAGTTTCCAGTAAATCAGTTCTCATTAGGGTTGACAATGGTTCGctttggtttcggtttttgccaaaaccataaccaaaccaaacttaaattactaaaaccaaaaccaaaccattacccatttggttttaaaaatttaaaaccataaccaaatcattcggTTTCgatttaaccatgatttttttagtttaatccatatcaacaaacaaagataaatagcattcataattttttttgataatttcacaacaaacaaagataaattctaataaagttaccttattcttgcataaagttacaaaacttattggatataaaatcacatttccaaacctacaattgttaagatcaataaattaatatgtgcataattaaat
The Diospyros lotus cultivar Yz01 chromosome 12, ASM1463336v1, whole genome shotgun sequence DNA segment above includes these coding regions:
- the LOC127787588 gene encoding uncharacterized protein LOC127787588; translated protein: MDIIIVNHALKITGVTEAQQTDPQITIDCLNNGQRNAYNTITSSVFQNKGTIFFLNGGAGTGKTFMYNTIALKCRNLGYIIVTMASSGIASLLLVGGRTAHSTFSIPLDVLDNSNCGLSKQSLQAELFRETKLIIWDEVPMQHRHCVEAVDRTLRDICDSKKPFGGITVVLGGDFRQILSVIPKGVREKIVNASLRHSVLWKHIHILTLDLNMRLNREGHENANFANFLMEIGTNPQEIVNLPSTIHKCQDLNELLSTVYPQLNMIETSTPTFLTERTILFARNDDVSEIITIALNIFLGRLCTYLAADKMSEDNEIDPTITNRYSNEYLNSLDPPGLSIFKLELKVGCPIILLRNIAPKDGLCNGTRLMVTRCDTRIIEAQILTGEKFGNLAFIPRISLTPSSSEMPFQMTRRQFPV